From Streptomyces durmitorensis, a single genomic window includes:
- a CDS encoding vWA domain-containing protein, translated as MGPAISLSKVEEAAPALVSLYKSAGVSLRKHGLEGERAAVYLVVDYSGSMKPYYKDGTVQALADRVLGLSANLDDDGTVPTVFFSTDVDAVTEIALDRHHGRIDEIVAGLGHMGKTSYHLAMDAVIDHYVDSGSTAPALVVFQTDGGPINKLAAERYLCKASKLPLFWQFIGFGDAKSKQFDYLRKLDELAVPAKRAVDNAGFFHAGHDPRTVPDDRLYDQLVGEFPTWLTAARAQGIVTA; from the coding sequence ATGGGACCGGCGATCAGCCTCAGCAAGGTGGAAGAGGCGGCGCCCGCCCTCGTCAGCCTCTACAAGTCCGCGGGCGTCAGCCTCCGCAAGCACGGCCTGGAGGGTGAGCGCGCCGCCGTCTACCTCGTCGTCGACTACTCCGGTTCCATGAAGCCGTACTACAAGGACGGCACCGTCCAAGCCCTCGCCGACCGGGTCCTCGGCCTGTCCGCGAACCTCGACGACGACGGCACCGTGCCCACGGTCTTCTTCTCCACGGACGTCGACGCCGTCACGGAGATCGCGCTCGACCGGCACCACGGGCGGATCGACGAGATCGTCGCCGGGCTCGGCCACATGGGAAAGACCAGCTACCACCTGGCGATGGATGCCGTGATCGACCACTACGTGGACAGCGGTTCCACGGCACCGGCCCTGGTCGTCTTCCAGACCGACGGCGGCCCCATCAACAAGCTCGCCGCCGAGCGGTATCTGTGCAAGGCGTCGAAGCTGCCGCTGTTCTGGCAGTTCATCGGGTTCGGTGACGCGAAGAGCAAGCAGTTCGACTACCTTCGCAAGCTCGACGAACTGGCCGTCCCCGCCAAGCGCGCCGTCGACAACGCGGGGTTCTTCCACGCGGGTCACGACCCCCGGACCGTGCCGGACGACCGGCTGTACGACCAGCTGGTGGGGGAGTTCCCGACCTGGCTCACGGCCGCGCGGGCGCAGGGCATCGTGACGGCGTGA
- a CDS encoding tyrosine-protein phosphatase — MRITRTRTAVGVAVSALALGTLPAWAAHAEPFAPERGTALHAPQHHSRPASDGVRQIPLQGAVNVRDLGGYRTYDGERVRYGQVFRADALAKLTDADVATLGGLGLKKVVDFRVPAEVQYDGPDRLPAGLTPTSRAINDNGLFTTLMTVIGSRDPVKQEEMLGNGKADAFMREVYRTFVADGANRAQFAATLRDIAHGGKKSPLLYHCTAGKDRTGWTSYLLLRAIGVPERTAVGDFLASNTYRAAYDAKVREGLKQSGLMQNPDLLIPLQEVRTGYLETALDEVKDKYGSLGGYLRKGLGLDTRTILALRERMVD, encoded by the coding sequence ATGCGCATCACCCGCACACGTACGGCGGTCGGAGTCGCGGTCTCCGCGCTCGCCCTGGGCACCCTGCCCGCCTGGGCGGCCCACGCCGAGCCCTTTGCACCCGAGCGCGGCACGGCCCTGCACGCCCCGCAGCACCACTCCCGCCCCGCATCCGACGGCGTACGCCAGATACCCCTCCAAGGGGCCGTCAACGTAAGGGACCTGGGCGGCTACCGCACCTACGACGGGGAGCGCGTCCGCTACGGCCAGGTCTTCCGTGCCGACGCCCTGGCGAAGCTCACCGACGCCGACGTGGCCACCCTCGGCGGGCTCGGCCTGAAGAAGGTCGTCGACTTCCGGGTGCCCGCCGAGGTCCAGTACGACGGGCCCGACCGGCTGCCCGCCGGACTCACCCCGACGTCCCGGGCCATCAACGACAACGGCCTCTTCACGACGCTGATGACCGTGATCGGCTCCAGGGATCCGGTCAAGCAGGAGGAGATGCTGGGCAACGGCAAGGCGGACGCCTTCATGCGCGAGGTCTACCGCACCTTCGTCGCCGACGGCGCGAACCGCGCGCAGTTCGCGGCGACGCTGCGCGACATCGCCCACGGCGGCAAGAAGTCACCGCTGCTCTACCACTGCACGGCGGGCAAGGACCGCACCGGCTGGACCAGTTATCTGCTGCTGCGTGCCATCGGCGTCCCCGAGCGGACCGCCGTGGGCGACTTCCTGGCCTCCAACACCTACCGGGCCGCGTACGACGCGAAGGTGCGCGAGGGCCTGAAGCAGAGCGGTCTGATGCAGAACCCCGATCTGCTGATCCCGCTCCAGGAGGTCCGCACCGGCTATCTGGAGACGGCGCTGGACGAGGTGAAGGACAAGTACGGGAGTCTGGGCGGCTATCTGAGGAAGGGACTCGGGCTTGATACGCGGACGATTCTCGCGCTGCGGGAGCGGATGGTCGACTAG
- a CDS encoding cold-shock protein, whose amino-acid sequence MATGTVKWFNAEKGFGFIEQDGGGPDVFAHYSNIASSGFRELLEGQKVSFDVTQGQKGLQAENIVPA is encoded by the coding sequence ATGGCAACTGGCACCGTTAAGTGGTTCAACGCAGAAAAGGGCTTCGGCTTCATCGAGCAGGACGGCGGCGGCCCCGACGTCTTCGCCCACTACTCGAACATCGCGTCCTCGGGCTTCCGTGAGCTCCTCGAGGGCCAGAAGGTCTCCTTCGACGTCACGCAGGGCCAGAAGGGCCTGCAGGCCGAGAACATCGTTCCCGCCTGA
- a CDS encoding DEAD/DEAH box helicase produces the protein MNRSERPARPARGRSTNARGKAPVAGGGQARGAAKKPGRAKPRPVGGEFALPESITPALPSVEAFADLDMPEALLKTLAAQGVTEPFPIQAATLPNSLAGRDILGRGRTGSGKTLAFGLALLARTAGRRAEPRSPLALVLVPTRELAQQVTDALTPYATSVNLRMSTVVGGLSITKQAGTLRRGAEIMVATPGRLKDLIERGDADLSQVRTTVLDEADQMADMGFMPQVTALLKQVEQGGQTMLFSATLDKNIDRLVRMFLTDPVVHSVDPSAGAVTTMEHHVLYVADETDKKAVALRIAAREGRVIMFLDTKRAVDRFTKRLLANGVRASGLHGGRSQPQRNRTLDQFKTGQVTALVATNVAARGIHVDDLDLVVNVDPPTDHKDYLHRGGRTARAGESGSVVTLVLPDEKREMTRLMSDAEISPKTARVKSTDEELSRITGAREPSGVPVVIEVPQQQQASPQRGRRRPAGSGGGQGQGQRRSRPQGQSQSSQGGGQPRSQSQGGGRPSGGGQGRPSGGGGGAGRARRSGGGAGRRAA, from the coding sequence ATGAATCGCTCCGAACGCCCCGCACGTCCTGCCCGCGGGCGCTCCACGAACGCACGCGGAAAGGCCCCGGTGGCCGGCGGCGGCCAGGCGAGGGGCGCCGCGAAGAAGCCCGGCCGCGCCAAGCCGAGGCCTGTCGGCGGCGAATTCGCGCTGCCCGAGAGCATCACGCCCGCGCTGCCCTCGGTCGAGGCGTTCGCCGACCTGGACATGCCCGAGGCCCTTCTGAAGACGCTGGCGGCACAGGGCGTGACCGAGCCCTTCCCGATCCAGGCAGCCACGCTCCCCAACTCCCTCGCGGGCCGCGACATCCTCGGCCGTGGCCGCACCGGCTCCGGCAAGACCCTCGCCTTCGGCCTCGCGCTGCTCGCCCGCACCGCGGGCCGCCGCGCCGAGCCGCGTTCGCCCCTCGCCCTGGTCCTGGTCCCCACGCGTGAGCTCGCGCAGCAGGTGACGGACGCCCTGACGCCGTACGCGACGTCCGTGAACCTCCGGATGTCGACGGTGGTCGGCGGCCTCTCCATCACCAAGCAGGCGGGCACGCTCCGCCGCGGCGCCGAGATCATGGTGGCGACCCCCGGCCGTCTCAAGGACCTCATCGAGCGCGGCGACGCCGATCTCTCGCAGGTGCGGACGACGGTCCTCGACGAGGCCGACCAGATGGCCGACATGGGCTTCATGCCGCAGGTCACCGCGCTCCTGAAGCAGGTGGAACAGGGCGGCCAGACGATGCTCTTCTCCGCCACGCTCGACAAGAACATCGACCGCCTGGTCCGGATGTTCCTGACGGATCCGGTGGTGCACTCGGTCGACCCGTCCGCGGGCGCGGTCACGACGATGGAACACCACGTCCTGTACGTCGCCGACGAGACCGACAAGAAGGCCGTGGCCCTCCGTATCGCCGCCCGAGAGGGCCGGGTGATCATGTTCCTGGACACCAAGCGCGCGGTGGACCGCTTCACCAAGCGGCTGCTCGCCAACGGCGTACGGGCCTCCGGTCTGCACGGCGGCCGTTCGCAGCCGCAGCGCAACCGGACCCTGGACCAGTTCAAGACCGGGCAGGTCACCGCCCTTGTCGCCACGAACGTGGCGGCCCGCGGCATCCACGTCGACGACCTCGACCTGGTCGTGAACGTCGACCCGCCCACCGACCACAAGGACTACCTGCACCGCGGCGGCCGTACGGCCCGCGCAGGTGAGTCCGGCAGTGTCGTCACGCTTGTCCTTCCGGACGAGAAGCGGGAGATGACGCGTCTGATGTCCGACGCGGAGATCAGCCCGAAGACGGCGCGAGTGAAGTCCACGGACGAGGAGCTGTCCCGCATCACCGGTGCGCGGGAGCCGTCCGGGGTGCCGGTGGTCATCGAGGTGCCCCAGCAGCAGCAGGCTTCGCCGCAGCGGGGGCGGAGGCGGCCCGCCGGGAGCGGTGGCGGCCAGGGGCAGGGCCAGCGGAGGTCTCGCCCCCAGGGGCAGTCGCAGTCCTCCCAGGGCGGAGGCCAGCCCCGGTCCCAGTCGCAGGGTGGCGGTCGTCCCTCCGGTGGTGGCCAGGGCCGCCCCTCCGGCGGGGGCGGTGGCGCCGGGCGTGCTCGTCGTAGCGGCGGGGGCGCGGGGCGCCGGGCGGCGTAG
- a CDS encoding pentapeptide repeat-containing protein has translation MSEKRPQAEAQPQRRPLPLAGDDRHDRHDLRADCGNCFGLCCVALTFSKSSDFPVNKAAGTPCTNLQQDFRCGIHQKLRQKGFSGCTVYDCFGAGQKVSQTTYGGTDWRQDPDTARQMFDVFPVMRQLHELLWYLTEALTLPQTRPIRAELQSALEKTEHLTQGTPATVAETDVAAHREDISILLLRTSELVRTGIRQKKKDRRGADLFGARLKGADLRGVTLRGAYLIAADLRGADLRQADLIGADLRDADLRGADLTGSIFLTQSQVNAAKGDAETKLPQSLTRPAHWG, from the coding sequence ATGAGTGAGAAGCGCCCCCAGGCCGAGGCCCAGCCCCAGCGCCGGCCGCTGCCCCTGGCCGGCGACGACCGCCACGACCGCCACGACCTGCGCGCCGACTGCGGCAACTGCTTCGGGCTCTGCTGCGTGGCCCTCACCTTCTCCAAGTCCTCGGACTTCCCCGTCAACAAGGCCGCAGGCACCCCCTGCACCAACCTCCAGCAGGACTTCCGCTGCGGCATCCACCAGAAGCTGCGCCAGAAGGGCTTCTCCGGCTGCACGGTCTACGACTGCTTCGGCGCCGGCCAGAAGGTCTCCCAGACCACCTACGGCGGCACCGACTGGCGGCAGGACCCCGACACGGCCCGCCAGATGTTCGACGTGTTCCCGGTGATGCGCCAACTCCACGAACTGCTCTGGTACTTGACCGAGGCGCTCACCCTGCCGCAGACCCGCCCGATCAGGGCCGAGCTCCAGAGCGCGCTGGAGAAGACCGAGCACCTCACTCAGGGCACCCCCGCCACCGTCGCCGAGACAGACGTGGCCGCACACCGTGAGGACATCAGCATCCTCCTTCTCCGCACCAGCGAACTCGTCCGTACAGGCATCCGCCAGAAGAAGAAGGACCGCCGCGGCGCCGACCTCTTCGGCGCCCGCCTCAAGGGCGCCGACCTCCGAGGTGTCACCCTCCGCGGCGCCTACCTCATCGCCGCCGACCTCCGCGGTGCCGACCTCCGCCAGGCCGACCTGATCGGCGCGGACCTCCGGGACGCGGACCTGCGGGGAGCGGACCTCACCGGCAGCATCTTCCTGACCCAGTCGCAGGTGAACGCGGCGAAGGGCGACGCGGAGACGAAGCTGCCGCAGTCCCTGACGCGCCCCGCGCACTGGGGCTAG
- a CDS encoding S1 family peptidase, translating into MNTKLRGVKRAATLGAIALAAVSLQPVAASAAPHPGPTPGERVVGGTPAEQGEFPFMVRLSMGCGGALYAQDIVLTAAHCVDGSGDNTSITATGGVVDLESPDAITVKSTKVLQAPGYDGKGKDWALIKLEKKIDQPTLKIAKDDKLNNGDFDIAGWGADKEGGEQQRYLLKAKVPFVSDADCEAAYGADLTPGEELCAGKLAEGGTDTCQGDSGGPMFRKDEAGEYVQVGIVSWGNGCARPKFPGVYTEVSTFAGDIEKAASEL; encoded by the coding sequence TTGAACACCAAGCTGCGTGGAGTCAAGAGAGCCGCCACCCTCGGTGCCATCGCCCTCGCCGCCGTCAGTCTCCAGCCCGTCGCCGCCTCCGCGGCCCCGCACCCCGGCCCCACGCCGGGTGAGCGCGTGGTCGGCGGGACCCCCGCCGAGCAGGGTGAATTCCCGTTCATGGTCCGCCTGTCGATGGGCTGTGGCGGCGCGCTGTACGCCCAGGACATCGTGCTGACCGCCGCCCACTGCGTGGACGGTTCGGGCGACAACACGAGCATCACCGCCACCGGTGGTGTCGTGGACCTGGAGAGCCCGGACGCGATCACCGTGAAGTCCACCAAGGTCCTGCAGGCGCCGGGTTACGACGGCAAGGGCAAGGACTGGGCGCTCATCAAGCTCGAGAAGAAGATCGACCAGCCGACGCTGAAGATCGCCAAGGACGACAAGCTCAACAACGGCGACTTCGACATCGCCGGCTGGGGCGCCGACAAGGAGGGTGGCGAGCAGCAGCGTTACCTCCTCAAGGCGAAGGTCCCGTTCGTGAGCGACGCCGACTGCGAGGCCGCGTACGGCGCGGACCTCACGCCCGGCGAGGAGCTCTGCGCCGGCAAGCTGGCCGAGGGCGGCACGGACACCTGCCAGGGTGACTCCGGCGGCCCCATGTTCCGCAAGGACGAGGCCGGGGAGTACGTCCAGGTGGGCATCGTGAGCTGGGGCAACGGGTGCGCGCGGCCCAAGTTCCCCGGGGTGTACACCGAGGTGTCGACGTTCGCAGGTGACATAGAGAAGGCGGCGTCGGAACTCTGA
- a CDS encoding endo-alpha-N-acetylgalactosaminidase family protein translates to MQPSDTSGPSRRTVVATGALAGVTVAVGLGGAVPASARPAAAGEAVLRSADLDVRVATDFPRVISYTDRATKAVLHAQSEPVTTLLVDDVTHTPKVTVTATGDDRVAYLLALDGGATIRVEIALKGRQVQWRVTEIDDSDDLRVGTLRIPGLALLAVRSDQPGATLLAAKIQLDKAKSGDTEVRLAPDTAAEAATGCAYAVVAHDALGGAVETNTVYDKPTTEAGTTWDNGRLWRETVKRSGYVEARLTPGQWTHRAATAAVGDTEPLPYATVVVTGDRNGDGKVDWQDAAIAFRDIMVKPLGADEQHLRVVPHIPFNFASQATNPFLATLDNVKRIHLATDGLRQYTLLKGYQSEGHDSAHPDYAGNYNTRAGGLDDLNTLVREGKKWNSDFSVHVNATESYPVANSFSEKLVDKGNEQWDWLDQSYRIDQRRDLVSGDIIERFADLRGDADGALNALYIDVFRESGWNSDRLQRALREQGWIVTSEWGHGFERSSVWSHWATEPDYGPDTSRGINSRLIRFIRNHQKDVFADKWPTLLGIARMGNFEGWVGKTDWAYFYDLIWTDSLPAKYLQAHPIKSWGEHEISFFGEGQTKVSDTGGTRRVVTDGRVVYDGGSYLLPWEPRKATDPAKLYHYNPKGGKGSWQLPRGWSGLGKVALYRLTDQGRVFVADVPVRGGKVTLDAKAKQPYVLYRSRAAAVPDPGWGQGTPLYDPGFNSGSLHGWKVSGPASVELSKLGDHELVIASGGKAAVGQRLRRLKAGAYVASVQVEVGEKAGDERKATLEVRTADGVTAANWTRTSTAGNYVAADRKHGTRFQRMSVPFTVPDGGGTAELTLRADAGHARVRFDNVRIVSATGAGAPGGGTLAAEDFEHVPQGWGPFVKGDAGDVTDPRTHIAQRHAPFTQRGWNGKVIDDVIDGAQSLKSRGENAGLVYRTVPHTARFEAGKRYRVSFRYENEKAGQYAWITAVDEPAAREIDRKELPVATEPTALTYEFTAPAKGEAWVGLRKSGDDGTAEFVLDAFEVREV, encoded by the coding sequence ATGCAGCCGTCAGACACGTCCGGCCCGAGCCGCAGAACCGTAGTCGCCACGGGCGCGCTGGCCGGCGTCACCGTCGCCGTCGGCCTCGGGGGCGCCGTACCCGCCTCGGCGAGGCCCGCGGCCGCGGGCGAAGCCGTCCTCCGCTCCGCCGACCTCGACGTACGCGTCGCCACCGACTTCCCCCGCGTCATCTCGTACACCGACCGCGCCACCAAGGCGGTCCTGCACGCACAGTCGGAGCCCGTCACCACGCTCCTGGTGGACGACGTGACGCACACCCCGAAGGTGACCGTCACCGCCACCGGTGACGACCGGGTCGCGTATCTCCTCGCCCTCGACGGGGGCGCCACCATCCGCGTCGAGATCGCCCTCAAGGGGCGTCAAGTGCAGTGGCGGGTCACGGAGATCGACGACAGCGATGACCTGCGCGTCGGCACCCTTCGTATCCCCGGGCTCGCCCTTCTCGCGGTGCGGAGCGATCAGCCCGGCGCCACCCTCCTCGCCGCCAAGATCCAGCTCGACAAGGCCAAGAGCGGGGACACCGAGGTCAGGCTCGCGCCGGACACCGCCGCCGAGGCGGCCACCGGATGTGCCTACGCCGTCGTCGCGCACGACGCGCTGGGCGGCGCCGTCGAGACCAACACCGTCTACGACAAGCCCACCACCGAGGCCGGAACCACCTGGGACAACGGCCGGCTCTGGCGGGAGACCGTCAAGAGGAGCGGGTACGTGGAGGCCCGGCTGACCCCTGGCCAGTGGACGCACCGCGCGGCCACCGCGGCCGTCGGCGACACCGAGCCCCTTCCGTACGCCACCGTCGTCGTCACCGGTGACCGCAACGGCGACGGCAAGGTCGACTGGCAGGACGCCGCGATCGCGTTCCGCGACATCATGGTGAAGCCGCTGGGCGCGGACGAGCAGCATCTGCGCGTCGTCCCGCACATTCCGTTCAACTTCGCCTCGCAGGCCACGAACCCGTTCCTCGCGACCCTCGACAACGTCAAGCGGATCCACCTGGCCACGGACGGCCTGCGGCAGTACACGCTCCTCAAGGGCTATCAGTCGGAGGGGCATGATTCCGCGCACCCCGACTACGCGGGGAACTACAACACGCGCGCGGGCGGTCTTGACGACCTCAACACCCTGGTCAGGGAAGGCAAGAAGTGGAACAGCGACTTCAGTGTGCATGTGAATGCCACCGAGTCCTATCCCGTCGCGAATTCGTTCTCCGAAAAGCTCGTCGACAAGGGAAATGAGCAGTGGGACTGGCTCGATCAGAGCTATCGCATCGATCAGCGGCGTGACCTGGTGTCCGGTGACATCATCGAGCGGTTCGCCGACCTTCGGGGCGATGCCGACGGTGCGCTCAATGCTCTTTACATCGATGTGTTCCGGGAGTCCGGGTGGAACTCCGACCGGCTTCAGCGCGCCCTGCGCGAGCAGGGCTGGATCGTCACCAGCGAGTGGGGGCACGGCTTCGAGCGCTCGTCCGTCTGGTCGCACTGGGCGACGGAGCCTGATTACGGTCCCGATACGTCGCGCGGCATCAATTCGCGGCTGATCCGCTTCATCCGCAACCATCAGAAGGACGTCTTCGCCGACAAATGGCCGACCCTTCTGGGCATCGCCCGCATGGGGAATTTCGAAGGGTGGGTCGGGAAGACCGACTGGGCCTACTTCTACGATCTGATCTGGACCGACTCGCTGCCCGCCAAGTATCTCCAGGCCCATCCCATCAAGTCGTGGGGCGAGCACGAGATCAGTTTCTTCGGGGAAGGGCAGACGAAGGTCTCCGACACCGGAGGCACCCGTCGGGTCGTCACCGACGGCCGTGTCGTCTATGACGGGGGGAGCTATCTGCTTCCCTGGGAACCCCGTAAGGCCACCGATCCCGCGAAGCTCTATCACTACAACCCGAAGGGTGGAAAGGGGAGTTGGCAGCTGCCGCGCGGGTGGTCCGGGCTCGGCAAGGTCGCGTTGTACCGGCTCACCGATCAGGGGCGCGTCTTCGTCGCCGATGTTCCGGTGCGCGGGGGGAAGGTGACCCTCGACGCCAAGGCCAAGCAGCCCTACGTCCTGTACCGCTCGCGTGCCGCCGCCGTGCCCGATCCCGGCTGGGGGCAGGGCACGCCTCTGTACGACCCGGGATTCAACTCCGGCTCCCTGCACGGCTGGAAGGTCTCCGGACCGGCCTCCGTCGAGCTCAGCAAGCTCGGTGACCACGAACTCGTCATCGCGTCGGGCGGCAAGGCCGCCGTCGGCCAGCGGCTGCGGCGTCTGAAGGCAGGGGCGTACGTCGCCTCCGTGCAGGTCGAGGTCGGGGAGAAGGCGGGAGACGAGCGGAAGGCCACCTTGGAGGTGCGCACCGCCGACGGTGTCACCGCCGCCAACTGGACGCGGACGTCCACCGCGGGCAACTACGTGGCGGCCGACCGCAAGCACGGCACCCGCTTCCAGCGGATGTCCGTTCCCTTCACCGTCCCCGACGGCGGCGGCACGGCCGAGCTGACGCTCCGGGCCGACGCGGGCCACGCGCGCGTGCGCTTCGACAACGTGCGCATCGTCTCCGCCACGGGCGCGGGCGCCCCCGGTGGTGGCACGCTCGCCGCCGAGGACTTCGAGCACGTGCCGCAGGGATGGGGGCCGTTCGTGAAGGGGGACGCCGGAGACGTCACCGACCCGCGTACGCATATCGCGCAGCGGCACGCCCCGTTCACCCAGCGGGGCTGGAACGGCAAGGTCATCGACGACGTCATCGACGGCGCGCAGTCCCTCAAGTCCCGTGGCGAGAACGCCGGGCTCGTCTACCGCACGGTCCCGCACACCGCCCGTTTCGAGGCAGGCAAGCGCTACCGCGTCTCCTTCCGGTACGAGAACGAGAAGGCGGGGCAGTACGCGTGGATCACCGCCGTCGACGAACCCGCGGCTCGTGAGATCGACCGCAAGGAGCTGCCCGTGGCGACCGAGCCGACCGCTCTGACGTACGAGTTCACCGCCCCCGCCAAGGGTGAGGCGTGGGTCGGGCTGCGCAAGAGCGGGGACGACGGC